A genomic window from Leptospira fletcheri includes:
- a CDS encoding LIC20211 family lipoprotein, producing MSFPSFKAIILSLFLGILYSCATASAGLSTSTVPMADKKYTVLGPVEGRKYWVTFDIAIIGIPLKTPPIDALLEELQKEKEADALINLRYWTDKFIIGFLTVNRLHISAEAVRFDATPIAPIPNTTEPKRRGR from the coding sequence ATGTCTTTTCCGTCTTTCAAGGCGATCATTTTATCACTTTTTCTCGGAATTCTCTACTCCTGCGCGACGGCAAGCGCGGGCCTTTCCACAAGCACAGTGCCTATGGCGGATAAAAAGTATACCGTCCTCGGGCCTGTGGAAGGAAGGAAGTATTGGGTTACGTTCGATATCGCGATCATAGGCATCCCTTTAAAAACCCCTCCCATCGACGCTTTACTAGAGGAGCTCCAAAAAGAAAAAGAAGCGGACGCTCTTATCAATCTACGTTATTGGACGGACAAATTCATAATCGGCTTTTTAACGGTGAATCGGTTGCACATTTCGGCGGAAGCTGTTCGCTTCGATGCGACTCCGATCGCTCCGATTCCGAATACGACGGAACCGAAACGAAGAGGACGTTGA
- the meaB gene encoding methylmalonyl Co-A mutase-associated GTPase MeaB: MKSVSEPAKNEGRFLRGSGPRKVLPSAETFVQGILNGDRVLLSRAITLVESTLPAHQDLAEQVIEQCLPHSGKSIRIGITGIPGVGKSTFIESFGNLLIQNGRRLAVLTVDPTSQISKGSILGDKTRMETLSRKEEAFIRPSPSGESLGGVARKTRETVFLCEAAGYDTILIETVGVGQSETAVHSMTDLFLLLLIAGAGDELQGIKRGIMEMADLIAITKADGENASHAERAKAETLSAIHFLPPHESGVPTNVLACSALTGKGISELWKEILEYVETVTSNGYFRKNRKEQAKYWLHESVQSLLVEDFREKTGTRYSEAEQKVTEGGISSLKAARNLLDLYRKGK; the protein is encoded by the coding sequence CTGAAATCCGTGTCGGAACCGGCCAAAAACGAAGGGCGCTTTCTGAGAGGAAGCGGACCGCGGAAAGTCCTGCCGAGCGCGGAAACCTTCGTTCAAGGAATTCTCAATGGAGACCGGGTTTTACTCAGCCGCGCGATCACTTTGGTGGAAAGTACTTTGCCCGCACACCAGGATCTCGCGGAACAAGTGATCGAACAATGCCTTCCTCATTCCGGCAAAAGTATCCGGATCGGAATCACCGGAATTCCGGGCGTAGGAAAGAGTACGTTCATAGAATCCTTCGGAAACCTACTCATCCAAAACGGAAGGCGATTGGCTGTCTTAACCGTGGACCCGACTTCCCAAATTTCCAAGGGTTCCATTCTAGGTGACAAAACCAGAATGGAGACCCTTTCCCGAAAAGAAGAAGCGTTCATACGTCCTAGTCCGTCGGGAGAATCCCTAGGCGGAGTGGCGCGCAAAACGAGAGAAACCGTTTTTCTCTGCGAAGCCGCCGGCTACGATACGATTTTAATTGAAACCGTAGGAGTGGGCCAATCCGAAACGGCGGTACATTCCATGACGGATCTTTTCCTGCTACTTCTCATCGCCGGAGCGGGAGACGAACTGCAAGGAATCAAACGAGGAATCATGGAAATGGCCGATCTGATCGCCATTACGAAAGCGGACGGGGAAAACGCTTCCCACGCGGAACGAGCCAAGGCGGAAACTCTTTCGGCGATCCATTTTCTCCCTCCGCACGAATCCGGAGTTCCTACGAACGTATTGGCCTGCTCCGCATTAACAGGAAAGGGAATTTCCGAGCTTTGGAAGGAAATTCTGGAATACGTGGAAACCGTTACTTCCAACGGTTATTTCCGGAAGAATAGAAAAGAACAGGCCAAGTATTGGCTGCATGAATCCGTGCAATCCTTGCTCGTGGAGGACTTCCGAGAAAAGACGGGAACGAGATATTCCGAGGCGGAACAAAAGGTGACGGAAGGCGGAATCAGTTCGCTGAAAGCGGCAAGAAATCTGCTCGATCTTTATCGAAAGGGAAAATAA
- the scpA gene encoding methylmalonyl-CoA mutase has translation MKRPVFDSSLKHSYRKENVEDWSKEALDELGLSDLKSAFWQTPEKIPVKPVYLPEDAKSLDHLEYAAGIPPFLRGPYSTMYTQQPWTIRQYAGFSTAEESNAFYRRNLAAGQKGLSVAFDLATHRGYDSDHERVVGDVGKAGVAIDSVLDMKVLFDQIPLDQMSVSMTMNGAVIPTLAFYIVAAEEQGVKPELLSGTIQNDILKEFMVRNTYIYPPAPSMRIIADIFQYTTKYMPKFNSISISGYHMQEAGATADLELAYTLADGLEYLRTGIKAGMDVDSFAPRLSFFWAIGMNHFMEIAKMRAGRLLWAKIVKGFQPKNSKSLALRTHCQTSGWSLTEQDPFNNVARTCIEALAAALGHTQSLHTNALDEAIALPTDFSARIARNTQIYLQEETNIHRVVDPWGGSFYVEALTNDLTHRAWELIQEVEKLGGIAKAIETGIPKMRIEEAAARKQARIDSGRDVIVGINRYRPNQEKPLEILDIDNTVVRESQIRKLNELKKNRDSAAVQSALDAITKCAGGEPGNLLELAVDAARKRATLGEISFAMEKVFGRYKAVTHSITGVYSEEIMDDPDFKKAKELSERFAKLEGRRPRIMVAKMGQDGHDRGAKVISTSFADMGFDVDIGPLFQTPAEAAKQAVENDVHVLGVSSLAAGHKTLVPQVIQELKRLGREDILVIAGGVIPQQDYDFLYKAGVNGIFGPGTKISKAGVDILELLIKATESV, from the coding sequence ATGAAGCGACCCGTATTCGATTCTTCTCTCAAGCATTCCTATCGGAAGGAAAATGTAGAGGATTGGTCCAAAGAAGCTCTAGACGAACTGGGTCTTTCCGATCTGAAATCCGCCTTTTGGCAAACTCCGGAAAAAATCCCGGTCAAACCGGTCTATCTGCCGGAAGATGCAAAATCCCTGGATCACCTGGAATATGCCGCAGGAATTCCTCCTTTTTTAAGAGGACCATATTCCACGATGTACACCCAACAGCCTTGGACAATCCGCCAGTATGCTGGCTTTTCCACAGCAGAGGAATCCAACGCATTCTATAGAAGAAACCTCGCAGCAGGACAGAAAGGTCTTTCCGTCGCGTTCGACTTGGCGACGCACAGGGGCTACGATTCGGACCACGAAAGAGTCGTGGGCGATGTGGGGAAAGCCGGAGTGGCGATCGACTCCGTCCTGGACATGAAGGTTCTATTCGACCAAATCCCTTTGGACCAGATGTCCGTTTCCATGACGATGAACGGCGCAGTGATTCCCACTTTGGCCTTTTATATCGTGGCCGCGGAGGAACAAGGAGTCAAACCGGAACTCCTTTCCGGAACGATCCAAAACGACATTCTCAAAGAATTCATGGTGCGGAATACGTACATTTATCCCCCCGCTCCATCGATGAGGATCATCGCGGATATTTTTCAGTACACCACGAAGTACATGCCGAAATTCAATTCCATCTCGATTTCGGGCTACCACATGCAGGAAGCCGGGGCAACAGCCGATTTGGAATTGGCCTACACTCTCGCCGACGGATTGGAATATCTCAGAACCGGCATCAAAGCCGGGATGGACGTGGACAGTTTTGCGCCTCGCCTTTCTTTTTTTTGGGCGATCGGAATGAACCATTTTATGGAGATCGCAAAAATGCGGGCGGGTCGTCTGCTTTGGGCCAAGATCGTAAAAGGGTTCCAGCCCAAAAACAGTAAGTCTTTAGCGCTCCGTACCCATTGTCAGACTTCCGGTTGGAGCCTAACCGAGCAGGATCCGTTCAACAACGTGGCCAGAACCTGTATAGAAGCATTGGCCGCAGCTCTGGGTCACACGCAATCCCTGCACACGAACGCTTTAGACGAAGCCATCGCGTTACCCACGGATTTTTCCGCCAGGATCGCAAGGAACACTCAGATCTATCTCCAGGAAGAGACGAATATCCATAGGGTCGTGGATCCGTGGGGAGGTTCTTTTTATGTCGAGGCTCTCACGAACGATCTGACACACCGCGCATGGGAACTCATTCAAGAAGTGGAAAAGCTAGGCGGAATCGCCAAAGCGATCGAGACGGGAATCCCTAAAATGAGGATAGAGGAAGCCGCGGCGAGAAAACAGGCTCGGATCGATTCCGGGCGGGACGTGATCGTAGGAATCAATCGTTATCGCCCGAACCAGGAAAAGCCTTTAGAAATATTAGATATAGATAATACTGTCGTCCGGGAATCCCAGATCAGGAAACTGAACGAACTCAAGAAAAACAGGGATTCTGCCGCGGTTCAATCCGCCCTAGACGCGATCACGAAATGCGCGGGAGGAGAGCCCGGCAACCTCCTGGAGTTGGCCGTAGACGCCGCGCGCAAAAGAGCCACTCTGGGAGAGATTTCGTTCGCGATGGAAAAAGTCTTCGGCCGCTACAAAGCCGTGACTCATTCCATCACAGGAGTGTATTCGGAGGAGATTATGGACGACCCCGACTTCAAAAAGGCCAAGGAACTCTCCGAACGATTCGCCAAGTTGGAAGGTAGAAGGCCCAGAATCATGGTCGCAAAAATGGGACAAGACGGGCATGATAGAGGGGCAAAAGTCATTTCCACAAGTTTTGCCGACATGGGTTTCGACGTCGATATAGGTCCCCTCTTCCAAACCCCTGCCGAAGCCGCCAAGCAAGCCGTGGAAAACGACGTGCACGTCCTCGGAGTTTCCAGCCTAGCTGCCGGACACAAAACCCTGGTTCCGCAAGTGATCCAGGAATTAAAACGCCTAGGAAGGGAAGATATTCTAGTCATCGCCGGCGGAGTCATCCCGCAACAAGATTACGATTTCCTGTACAAAGCGGGAGTGAACGGGATCTTCGGACCTGGAACGAAAATTTCGAAAGCAGGAGTGGACATCCTGGAACTTCTCATCAAGGCGACCGAGAGCGTCTGA
- a CDS encoding methylmalonyl-CoA mutase family protein, whose translation MKMSEKLFSEFPPVSTEDWKNQILKDLKGADFEKKLVWETGEGFKVQPFYRKENLADLDWSVQNLPGTFPYTRSTRKLTNEWNIRQDIDSPDLSTAKKLAAESVSNGVDSIGFVIENSTSGRRGIPLKRKEDLEFLLEELPFQDVTLHFVAEETSPLIHKWLPKIKPLVGGLGYDPLRILSRHGHSGGHGIQALKPILEEYAATWPNFRGLTIHSSTFRDSGSEIVEELAFTLALGSEYLFLLSEAGLKPETVNSQMILQFVVGPDYFLEIAKFRAARTLWSRIFQAYSSDSGETSLPFLSAETAKYNYGVYDVYNNMLRATTEAMAAAIGGAEVISVLPFDHLLQPADSFSLRIARNVQLLMRHESHLGKVVDPASGSYYLEKLTDSIADEAWKIFCEIEAEGGFLASLQSGKIQERISNSRKRKEENYATRKEISLGTTQYPNVQDKIASGKLNKSFFMGSVEPKPGEWTCTAIPEYFVGDAVETIRLRTEEWEKKNGRSSKILLLPVGDLKMKKARAIFALNFLGCGGFNVIDPGSYETVEDVKEGIRKEKPDALVFCSSDEEVLKWAQEILSGSDGKSGPIPLVAGLPKDSKSDLEALGVQGFLHILSNLLDTLTDLQKRLGIQ comes from the coding sequence ATGAAAATGTCCGAAAAACTCTTTAGCGAATTTCCCCCGGTTTCAACGGAAGATTGGAAGAATCAGATTCTAAAGGATCTGAAAGGAGCCGATTTCGAAAAAAAGCTCGTGTGGGAAACGGGAGAGGGCTTCAAAGTCCAACCGTTTTATAGAAAAGAAAATTTGGCGGATCTGGATTGGTCCGTGCAAAACCTTCCCGGAACTTTTCCTTATACTCGTTCCACCCGGAAACTGACCAACGAATGGAACATCCGCCAGGATATAGATTCTCCGGATTTATCTACCGCGAAAAAATTAGCGGCGGAAAGCGTGTCCAACGGAGTCGATTCCATCGGATTCGTCATCGAAAACTCCACTTCCGGTAGAAGAGGAATTCCTCTGAAGAGAAAGGAAGATTTGGAATTCTTATTGGAGGAACTTCCCTTCCAAGACGTTACCTTGCATTTCGTCGCGGAAGAAACTTCTCCCTTGATCCACAAATGGTTGCCGAAAATCAAACCCCTGGTTGGAGGACTCGGTTACGACCCGCTTCGGATCCTATCTCGTCATGGCCATTCGGGTGGACATGGAATCCAAGCGCTCAAACCGATTTTGGAAGAGTATGCCGCGACCTGGCCGAATTTCAGAGGCCTTACGATCCATTCCTCCACGTTCCGGGATAGCGGCTCCGAAATCGTAGAGGAACTCGCATTCACTCTGGCTCTCGGATCCGAATATCTCTTTCTACTCTCGGAAGCGGGGTTAAAACCGGAGACAGTGAATTCCCAGATGATCCTGCAGTTCGTCGTAGGACCGGATTACTTCTTGGAGATCGCCAAGTTCCGAGCAGCGAGAACTCTTTGGTCCCGGATTTTCCAAGCCTATTCTTCCGACTCCGGAGAGACATCGCTTCCTTTTCTCTCTGCGGAAACGGCGAAGTACAATTACGGAGTCTACGACGTTTACAATAACATGCTTCGTGCGACTACAGAAGCCATGGCCGCCGCCATCGGAGGTGCGGAAGTGATCAGTGTTCTTCCCTTCGATCACCTTCTCCAGCCTGCGGATTCCTTTTCTTTACGGATCGCGAGAAACGTACAGCTTTTGATGAGGCACGAATCCCATCTTGGAAAGGTCGTGGATCCTGCCTCGGGTTCCTACTATCTGGAAAAATTGACCGATTCGATCGCGGACGAAGCCTGGAAAATCTTCTGCGAAATCGAAGCGGAGGGCGGATTTCTCGCGTCTTTACAATCCGGGAAAATCCAGGAAAGGATTTCGAATTCCCGGAAAAGAAAGGAAGAAAATTACGCTACTAGAAAAGAAATCTCTCTTGGAACAACCCAATACCCGAACGTTCAGGACAAGATCGCAAGCGGGAAACTGAACAAATCCTTTTTTATGGGTTCCGTGGAACCCAAGCCGGGAGAATGGACCTGCACTGCGATTCCCGAATATTTCGTCGGAGATGCCGTCGAAACCATACGACTTCGCACGGAGGAATGGGAAAAGAAAAACGGAAGAAGTTCCAAAATTCTCCTCCTCCCGGTAGGAGACCTGAAAATGAAAAAGGCTCGTGCCATCTTTGCCCTGAACTTTTTAGGATGCGGGGGATTCAACGTAATCGATCCGGGAAGCTACGAGACTGTGGAAGACGTGAAGGAAGGAATCCGAAAGGAGAAACCGGACGCCCTAGTATTTTGTTCCTCCGACGAAGAAGTTCTGAAATGGGCCCAGGAAATCCTTTCCGGTTCGGACGGAAAAAGCGGGCCGATCCCACTCGTCGCCGGGCTTCCGAAAGATTCCAAATCCGATTTGGAAGCCTTGGGCGTGCAGGGCTTTCTACACATCCTATCCAATCTACTCGACACTTTGACCGATCTCCAAAAAAGGTTAGGAATCCAATGA
- a CDS encoding TerC/Alx family metal homeostasis membrane protein, with product MLSFSPKDSTLFLIFGAIVGLLIYLDLFVFNKRAHKPSLRESAIWTLFWVSLALTFSLLIYVFHLDSANPGLAQQKTLEFLAGYLLEYSLSVDNLFVFIMIFAKFRIQQQYQPMILKWGIMGALLFRGAMIFSGAELVSRFEWILYFFGILLLYSAWKMYSHDEDEDFDPEEMKLLKVAKKFLPMTSSPHPEKFLVTEHGKKLFTSTFLVLLVVEFSDILFAVDSIPAIFSITQDSFVIYTSNVFAILGLRSLFFLLGGVMELFVHLKKGVSLLLAFVGIKLLLPLFSKWAFGREIHVSIEVSLFVIVGTLTLAVLLSLPHYLSTKKGT from the coding sequence ATGCTCTCTTTTAGCCCAAAAGATTCTACACTTTTTCTGATTTTCGGCGCGATCGTCGGTCTTTTAATTTATCTGGATTTATTCGTATTCAACAAGCGCGCACACAAACCTTCCCTTCGGGAATCCGCAATCTGGACTCTGTTCTGGGTTTCTCTGGCGCTGACCTTCTCTCTTTTGATTTACGTTTTCCACTTGGACTCCGCAAATCCGGGACTAGCGCAACAAAAGACTTTGGAATTTCTGGCCGGGTATCTTTTGGAATATTCCCTTTCCGTGGACAACCTTTTCGTTTTCATCATGATCTTCGCGAAATTTCGAATCCAACAGCAGTACCAACCGATGATTCTAAAATGGGGAATCATGGGTGCGCTTCTGTTCCGGGGAGCGATGATTTTTTCCGGGGCGGAACTGGTTTCGAGATTCGAATGGATCTTGTATTTCTTCGGGATCCTACTCTTGTACTCCGCCTGGAAAATGTATTCCCATGATGAAGATGAGGATTTCGATCCGGAAGAAATGAAATTGTTGAAAGTCGCCAAAAAATTTCTTCCTATGACTTCTTCCCCTCATCCGGAAAAATTCCTAGTGACCGAGCACGGAAAGAAACTCTTCACTTCCACCTTTTTGGTTCTCTTAGTAGTGGAGTTCAGCGATATATTGTTCGCAGTAGATTCGATTCCCGCGATTTTCTCCATCACCCAGGACAGTTTCGTCATCTATACTTCCAACGTATTTGCGATACTTGGCTTACGATCCTTGTTCTTTCTCTTAGGTGGGGTCATGGAATTATTCGTACATCTCAAAAAAGGGGTCTCGTTACTTCTAGCGTTCGTAGGGATCAAGCTCCTGCTTCCGCTCTTCTCCAAGTGGGCGTTCGGACGGGAAATACACGTTTCGATAGAGGTTTCCCTTTTCGTAATCGTGGGCACCTTAACTCTTGCCGTTTTGCTTTCCCTTCCTCATTATCTATCCACGAAAAAAGGGACCTGA
- a CDS encoding lysoplasmalogenase, with the protein MIYIVYPILCLFHLFVANQWPDLFLLHLGSKILPILVLVWDFSADARWQGRSGMWIGCGLVFSAIGDAILGFPPEYFVFGLGSFLLAQLSYAWGFSVGNPVQLIRLLPFLVFGGGFSYWLFPSVPEALRIPVAIYIIAIVAMGWRAASRACEKFDLWLGIAGAIFFILSDSLIALGRFTEIRLPSHGAWIMSTYYLAQFLIYVSTEEES; encoded by the coding sequence ATGATCTATATCGTATATCCGATTCTTTGCCTCTTTCACTTATTCGTCGCGAACCAATGGCCTGATCTTTTCCTTTTGCATCTCGGATCCAAAATTCTTCCGATTCTCGTATTGGTCTGGGATTTTAGTGCCGACGCTCGTTGGCAAGGTAGAAGCGGGATGTGGATCGGTTGTGGACTCGTATTTTCCGCGATCGGTGATGCGATTTTAGGTTTCCCTCCGGAGTATTTCGTTTTCGGTCTGGGAAGTTTTTTACTCGCTCAACTTTCTTATGCCTGGGGATTTTCCGTCGGAAACCCCGTCCAATTGATCCGGCTTCTCCCTTTTCTGGTTTTTGGCGGAGGGTTTTCCTACTGGCTTTTTCCCTCCGTTCCGGAAGCGTTACGAATTCCCGTAGCGATTTATATTATAGCGATCGTTGCTATGGGTTGGCGGGCCGCCTCCCGAGCCTGCGAAAAGTTCGATCTTTGGTTGGGGATCGCCGGAGCGATATTTTTCATTCTCTCGGACTCTCTCATCGCTTTAGGACGTTTTACGGAAATCCGTCTGCCTTCTCACGGAGCTTGGATCATGAGCACCTATTATCTCGCCCAGTTTTTAATTTACGTTTCCACGGAAGAAGAAAGCTGA
- a CDS encoding ferritin-like domain-containing protein, with amino-acid sequence MSIKPLKETTFLEAVAAAIQHEKDYFEFYMDTYEKLPPGRTRELFEKLAEEVDDHIKFITEIYEDAEGAELPNLKQLTAIHKFHQTTIQKLMNKVERTITGSGSRDAHEALELAIREAENSVAFYEKLTTKFSDPNIKLLFTKLMEYSQNYQSLLEAELNALDQTHSGRGAFFWDEQAEEVAKAVDQPVKGTKSVKSVGQKKGAAKKASKKAAPKKPSAKKKSAPAAKKKTVAKKASPKKKAAAKKKR; translated from the coding sequence ATGAGTATCAAACCCCTTAAAGAAACTACTTTCCTCGAAGCCGTTGCGGCCGCGATCCAGCACGAGAAGGACTACTTCGAGTTTTATATGGATACGTACGAAAAACTCCCGCCAGGTCGCACAAGGGAGTTGTTCGAAAAACTCGCGGAAGAAGTGGACGATCATATCAAATTCATCACGGAAATCTACGAAGATGCGGAAGGAGCCGAATTGCCGAACCTAAAGCAACTTACGGCCATCCATAAATTCCATCAGACTACGATTCAGAAATTAATGAACAAGGTGGAGCGCACCATCACCGGTTCGGGTTCCAGAGACGCTCACGAGGCGCTGGAACTGGCTATCCGAGAGGCGGAAAACTCGGTGGCTTTCTACGAGAAGTTGACCACCAAATTCTCGGATCCGAATATCAAACTTTTGTTTACTAAGTTGATGGAATATAGCCAGAACTACCAATCCCTTCTCGAAGCGGAATTGAACGCTCTGGATCAGACTCATTCGGGACGGGGCGCCTTTTTTTGGGACGAGCAAGCCGAGGAAGTGGCAAAGGCGGTGGACCAGCCGGTAAAGGGAACGAAGTCCGTTAAATCCGTCGGACAGAAAAAAGGCGCCGCAAAGAAAGCTTCTAAAAAAGCCGCACCTAAAAAGCCTTCGGCCAAAAAGAAATCCGCTCCGGCGGCAAAGAAAAAGACGGTCGCAAAAAAAGCTTCTCCCAAGAAGAAAGCTGCCGCAAAGAAAAAACGTTAG